GCTCCATGGTTACAAAATAAATAAAATCAAGGGAAAGAATTTTAAAGCACCCACCCTACATTGTCAGCGTTTATTTTTGCCTAATAGGTAAATCTCACTGGAACGATTGCGGGAAGCATCCGGCTTTCGAGTTTGCACACTGGCAAAAATTTCGCGCATTGCCGCCGTATATTCCTGATAGCCCGCGCCTTGAAACACCTTCACCAAAAAACTGCCTCCGGGTTTCAAATGCTGCGAGGCAAAATCCAAAGCCAGTTCACACAGGTAAAAACTGCGTGCCTGGTCTGTTACGGCATTGCCTGACATATTGGGTGCCATATCACAGATTACAAGGTCTAATGGGCGATTATCCAATAAGGCTTCAAACTGCTCCAAAACAGCATCTTCCCTAAAGTCGCCCTGAATAAACGACACACCTTCAATAGCTTCCATCGGCAAAATATCCAAAGCAAACACTGCTCCTGTTTTACCGACCAGCTTGGCCGCTACCTGTGACCAACTTCCCGGCGCGCTGCCCAAATCTGCCAAAACCGTACCTGGTTTGATTAATTTATCTTTTTGATTAATTTCCAATAATTTATAAGCCGCTCTGGCACGATATCCGTCCTTTTGTGCCATATGGACATAATGATCGTTGACGTGCTCATGCAGCCATGCTTTTGAAGATTTTGAGCGTACAGCCATCTTGATTTGAAATGCTTAAGTTAAAATCAGCATTGTACGTTATTTCCCCCGTAAATGTTCTAAATCGCGTACAATATAGCCATTATTCTTTTTAATTGGATACTTATTAATATGAACGACAACAAATTAAGCACCAAAGAAATTTTAGCCTTGAAAGCCCAAGCACATCACCTCCATCCTGTCGTAATGGTTGGCCAACAAGGCTTGACCGACTCGGTCATCAAAGAAAC
This region of Neisseria subflava genomic DNA includes:
- a CDS encoding RlmE family RNA methyltransferase; translation: MAVRSKSSKAWLHEHVNDHYVHMAQKDGYRARAAYKLLEINQKDKLIKPGTVLADLGSAPGSWSQVAAKLVGKTGAVFALDILPMEAIEGVSFIQGDFREDAVLEQFEALLDNRPLDLVICDMAPNMSGNAVTDQARSFYLCELALDFASQHLKPGGSFLVKVFQGAGYQEYTAAMREIFASVQTRKPDASRNRSSEIYLLGKNKR